The following coding sequences are from one Loxodonta africana isolate mLoxAfr1 chromosome 18, mLoxAfr1.hap2, whole genome shotgun sequence window:
- the LOC111752515 gene encoding uncharacterized protein LOC111752515 gives MEKPESLGTAGGLNGESAGVASRGLPRGIRGVEAGAGLPSGVILFHGSGPSLHPGGIVVPSSGSSRSPGGVLGSGPNQHLGEVAGHSLGSGTYPDGFNTPGPGTSVSGVSSPRSGGAGAYSLGCSPRSGIPCPHSYNSYEDRPRGILKNNSTVLMQKSPSAEKKKSQRWDEMNILATYHPAGKDYGFMKVDEPGTPYHRLQDRDEDLSPGSSHTVTPEALAERFATMDNFCPKVLQYGDNRSSGSPDNFSKTYSSDFDKRRKAHYDEGKFLKTQKALPLDDEEDNSGGSANISSGSQGVMLDPEPRPVERGWAGELARGVKDETGLVARNHILEAKG, from the exons ATGGAGAAGCCAGAGTCTCTGGGGACCGCTGGCGGCCTCAACGGGGAATCCGCCGGAGTGGCATCCAGGGGCTTGCCCCGAGGGATCCGAGGAGTGGAGGCAGGCGCCGGGTTGCCATCCGGAGTAATCTTGTTTCATGGTTCTGGACCCTCCTTGCACCCCGGGGGAATCGTAGTTCCTAGTTCTGGTTCCAGCCGGTCCCCCGGGGGAGTCCTCGGTTCGGGGCCCAACCAGCACCTCGGGGAGGTTGCGGGCCACAGCCTTGGGTCCGGCACATACCCTGACGGATTCAACACCCCCGGCCCTGGAACCAGCGTATCCGGGGTATCCAGCCCCCGGTCCGGGGGAGCAGGGGCGTACAGCTTGGGGTGCAGTCCGCGTTCCGGGATACCTTGCCCACATTCCTACAACTCCTATGAGGATCGGCCACGCGGCATCCTCAAAAACAACAGCACCGTCTTGATGCAGAAATCCCCCAGTGCGGAGAA GAAAAAGTCTCAGCGCTGGGATGAGATGAATATCCTGGCCACCTACCACCCTGCTGGCAAGGACTATGGATTTATGAAGGTGGATGAGCCCGGCACTCCCTACCACAG GCTGCAGGACAGGGATGAGGACCTGTCCCCAGGCTCCTCCCACACGGTAACACCTGAGGCGCTGGCAGAGAG GTTTGCAACAATGGACAATTTCTGCCCAAAGGTCCTCCAGTACGGTGATAACAGAAGCTCAGGGTCTCCAGACAACTTTTCCAAGACAT ACTCCAGTGATTTTGACAAGCGCCGCAAGGCCCACTATGATGAAGGGAAGTTCCTCAAGACCCAGAAAGCCCTGCCCTTGGATGATGAGGAAGACAACAGTGGGGGCAGTGCAAATATCAGCAGTGGCAGTCAAGGTGTTATGCTGGATCCAGAGCCCAGGCCTGTGGAGAGAGGCTGGGCAGGAGAATTGGCCAGAGGAGTCAAAGATGAGACTGGCCTAGTGGCCAGGAACCACATCCTGGAAGCCAAGGGTTAG